One Paraburkholderia kururiensis DNA window includes the following coding sequences:
- a CDS encoding substrate-binding domain-containing protein — protein MKLNKRRICRAVTLATSILGTPVAIAQTAPSMIGGGSSMVTPLIGTEVSASPAANGTISYYAVGSARGEAAFLNNDPSQFDSGTVTVTGTVDFAISDAPLSPAQISAYTSTLGVTNGPLIQIPYLITPVTIALVNAPAGTGPALPGSATPTVALNDDDLCGIFSGKLTNWNQVVNPDNGSVYSATSKPITVIYTAGDGDATDLLTAHLAQVCHTTPFVRNGVTVAPNSNITFTESQNFAGEFIAGVPSNFAPASGSSRVAASLLALSGAGLGYLSPDYTNTFLAPSSTPAKANNLPVASLRNDFTGTDFVPTYQNATTAMGSASAPGTRLIARNPSNWVPAVRNPSTGYPIAGTIQIIVSQCYANPKSNSPSPATAIVDFLTQHYAMSNASVLRGNGFDSVPSTYLTAINSDFLSNASAFNLNIGNTTVCSGSVTGR, from the coding sequence ATGAAACTCAACAAACGCAGGATCTGTCGGGCCGTCACGCTTGCCACGTCGATCCTCGGCACCCCGGTTGCCATAGCGCAAACGGCGCCATCGATGATCGGTGGCGGCTCGTCAATGGTCACTCCGCTGATTGGCACTGAAGTCTCTGCTTCCCCTGCGGCAAACGGCACGATTTCTTACTACGCGGTCGGTTCAGCCAGAGGCGAGGCGGCGTTCCTGAACAACGACCCCTCGCAATTCGACTCCGGTACCGTCACGGTGACGGGTACGGTCGACTTCGCGATCAGCGACGCGCCGCTCTCGCCGGCACAGATCTCGGCCTACACGTCGACGCTCGGCGTCACGAACGGCCCGCTGATCCAGATTCCGTACCTCATCACGCCCGTCACGATTGCCCTTGTGAACGCTCCGGCCGGCACAGGGCCCGCGCTGCCGGGCAGCGCGACGCCCACCGTTGCGCTCAACGACGACGACCTGTGCGGCATCTTCTCCGGCAAGCTGACCAACTGGAACCAGGTCGTCAACCCGGACAACGGCTCGGTCTATTCGGCTACGAGCAAGCCAATCACGGTGATCTATACCGCTGGCGACGGCGACGCAACCGATCTTTTGACCGCTCACCTCGCGCAGGTCTGCCACACGACGCCGTTCGTGCGCAACGGCGTGACGGTCGCGCCCAACTCGAACATCACGTTTACCGAGTCGCAAAACTTCGCGGGCGAATTCATTGCTGGCGTGCCGTCGAACTTCGCGCCAGCATCAGGCAGCAGTCGCGTTGCCGCTTCTCTGCTTGCGCTCTCCGGCGCTGGCCTCGGTTATCTAAGTCCCGACTACACCAACACGTTCCTCGCGCCCTCCAGCACGCCGGCCAAAGCAAACAATCTTCCGGTTGCGAGCCTGCGGAACGACTTCACGGGCACGGACTTCGTCCCGACGTACCAGAACGCGACCACGGCGATGGGCTCCGCCTCCGCGCCCGGCACCAGACTGATCGCCCGGAACCCGTCCAACTGGGTGCCGGCCGTCCGCAACCCGTCAACCGGCTATCCCATCGCCGGCACGATCCAGATCATCGTCAGCCAGTGCTATGCCAACCCGAAGTCAAACAGCCCGTCTCCCGCTACTGCGATTGTCGACTTCCTGACGCAGCACTACGCCATGAGCAATGCGTCCGTCCTTCGCGGCAACGGCTTCGATTCGGTGCCCTCGACCTACCTGACGGCGATCAACAGCGACTTCCTCTCCAACGCCAGCGCATTCAACCTCAACATCGGCAACACGACGGTCTGCTCGGGCTCGGTGACAGGACGCTGA